In Brachyhypopomus gauderio isolate BG-103 chromosome 2, BGAUD_0.2, whole genome shotgun sequence, the DNA window TGCTATTGCATTGAGCTCAttttaacaacaaaaaaatcagACGGCCTCACAGCGTCACTAAATCAAGACCAGCCTTTGCTTGCTTGGAGCTGAGCAGAGCGCTCATTACGTCTTTGCATTACAGAAGCCTTCAGAGATCCCTGGGGAGCATTTGAATCATGACAAAtgaggggtgtgaggtgtgaagaACAGGTGAGCATGAAGATGTTTTAAGTGGAGGTGCTGCCAACTGGCcagggtgtatgtgggtgtgtgtgtatgtgggggggcgggggcgtgtgtgtgtttgttgtgtttttattatATGCAAATAAGAATAAGCATCAATACAAAAACTGCATAAAACCTACACTAACCAAGTACACTGAACAGTAAAAACCAACAACATAAATGTTTTTACTAGCCTGCGGTATTGTTGTCATCACACGTGTCTTTCTAATATTAAACTTTAATGTTAATGATATTCATTTGTGTTTGCTGTGTCTTGCCTGAAAGTGAGGATGTGACTGCCTAGCAATGGAGGAGTCTTCTCAACAAatcatttaaatatattttccaTCCTTACAACTACATTTAAACAATTTTTGCACACAATGTATGTCCTACAGGTTCTACAATCTACACGTATAGCTGAGTGTAAGATCCTATGGCATGCCTCCCCCACAAGGGGTACTAGAGCCCCTATAACTGCCTTGTGCTTTAATAGTAAAGTGTTATGGATTTCCTTGTTTGGTTACTGTTCCAATAGCTTTTGCTAATGTTGTGTATTGCTTACATTGCCCAGGGAAAGATATGTCCTTGTGCGTGGGTGAGTTTTATTAACTTAGTTCTACATACAAGTAACATTTACAGAAGAGTTGGCTTAGATTACATGCAGGCCACATAGTGCAGTGTTAAACAGGAGAAGCTCTTGAGAGACGTTCCTCATCAAATCATTCAATGAAAAGGACAGTTGGCACATGAGGTAGGGAGTCCCTATGTAATCCTACCGATGTACTTTTTGAAAAGATTACAGCCCAAGATCCATCATGCACAGAAAAGCTATAAAACCAATGAAACCTGCTCCCTTGTGGGTGGATGTTGCTGTTGTTATTGATGTTATTGTCTCAATCTGTAAATCACAACAGTGAACTGCCACATTTTATGTTTGCAGGAAGAGCCCATAGGACACAGCTCGGTCTGTTTTGGTGCTTAATGCTGTACTGCACGCTGCATCTGTACAGTGATAGATATGGGCATTTTCTTGCTTATCGAACACTAGTTGGCCTTTTAACCAAGAAAACAGCTAAGACTCATAAACACTTAACTGGGCTAGTGGGACACTGTTTGGGCTGCTTGAATTATACATGCAGATGGAAGGGTTTGAGTTTCTGATCCTGCTCTACAGTGGAGGTCAGGGTCTCGGCAAAGTATCCGATGCATTTGGGCAGACGGTCACAGCCTTTCATGGACCTGTGGTCTTGCATACAGGCTTTGTGCTAATTTGAGAAACCACCAAcatttgtggttcctgtgtttttgtttctctTAATTGTCAAAGTATGTTttcacacatacagacatatcCGCCCTTTACTGTAATATGTTACAACCATAAACACACTAACGTAAATGCTCATGTACTCTGATATATGGGCAGGTCTAAACACACAGTGCCAGTATATTGTATACCAGAGCATTTGCAGCACCGTAAGAGATCAGTTTGGGTAATTAGTCAAGGCAGGTATAAGCTTTGTTTCAGCCCCTTTGCTAGCATAGAGTTTCTACTCCTGGTGAGGTGGTATTAGATGACCTCATCAATTATTACCTCGAACTGCCCGAGAGAGTCTCTATACCCTGAACTGGACTGAGCAGTCTCATCTGTAGGAGTGAAGGTAAGGTCGACGTAAACCCGGCCCGGAGCCGGAGACCCGGTCTACACGTCCAACGTCGGGATGGCACTGCGGGCCACGTCTCACGGGGACATGGATGTCCTGGTGCTGTCCAAGCCTTCCACCTCGGACAGCGGCGTGTACAGGTCCTACTCGGGCAGCAGCAACAGTGTGGGTGGCCGGTTGGGGAAGGAGGGGGCGGAGGAGATGAAGGAGGCGTCCAGACGGGCTCACCCGCCTCGCAGGCCCGTGAGAGCTGTGCGGCCCATGAGCGCGCTGGGCGCCGGTGGATCCTACCTTCAGATCAACCACCTGCAAGGCGAgctggtgaggaagaggaaggtgaGGCCCGCGGAGGGTTGCAGACGCAGAACATTCTGTTTACAGGGGATAGTACACCGCTGTGCGATGGTACCGTGCCATTTTAAATGCTTTTGGAAGTAATTTTTGTGTGTCTCATCTATACTCACATGATAGTTGTCATGTAGTTGGTGTAACACTATTAAATTCCTATATGAATATATGCCTACAGGTAATGGTGTATGTGGGTATCTAGTTGCCTCATTCTGGTGTGCACTGGGTCACTAACTGTGTCATTAGGAATGTGAGGAcctaaagaaagaaaacaagtaTCTCTCCAGTGAAATTCACATGGAGAGGATcatgatgagaacagagaatgaACTCACCATGAGGAACCTCAGGAACCTCAACCAGGAACTACAGGGCCAAGTTAAAGAGGTACTGACCTCACATCTCCCCATCACATCAGGACTTCAAGAACATTCTCTCTCCTGCAATGGTCTTTCACTTGTGATTGGTATTCCTCCTCTACAACTGTAGGTAACAGGCTGCCATAAACATTGCAGTCAATTGCAATCCATGCACCATTTCAGTACTGTGTTCTGCACTAACTCGTATACATGGAGATGTACTTTTACTGACCACTCTGCAGGCTTTTAATGAATAGTAATCATTATGCAAATATCATAAATACAACAAAGTGACAtgcattcacaaacacattAAATATTCGGACATAACCTGCTTTTattaacaaacaaataaaatatggAAGTGGACTCTTGGCACTGCACAGGGAATTCTCCACCAGTCATTAACCTTGCAAAAAAGTTGCTCGTTTGTGCAGCTGGAGAAGGTTTGTGTCGTGGGGTCGGGGCGAGTCCTGTGCGGCAGACGTCTTCCTCCACTGGGCTCTGAGCTCGTCCTGCTGTGATTAGCTGAAACAGAAGCTGCACCTGAGCCAGCAGAGAGCCGCGCTGTGCTCCCGAGCGGCGGAGGAGGCCGACGCAGCACGGGGACAGGCGGAGCGGGGCCGGACGCTGGCCGAGACCCGGGCCACGGAGAGTGGGCAGGAGAGGGATCGGACCCTGGCGGAGAACACACGGCTCAAGGAGGAGCTACAGGACATCAGCAAGGAGGTACACGGGCTCACGCCTGCTTCCTCTGAAGTCACAGCCATAGTGAGGATGTCCACACGTACCTTTCTCCTCAGCACAGGCATAGGAGTTGGTGTGGAAATCTAGCCATGAGCTGTATGACAGTGAATATGTTTCAGAGTGGGTGGATGACTATAGCGGTGAACCTTCCTCTTCCAGCACACAAACGTGCAGCTCAGCTTGGCGCAGACTGAGAAGAATCACTTTGAGTCCAAGCTGAAGCTGGAGAAGGTGTCTGGAGAAAAGCAGGTTCTCCTGGCGCAGAACAAGAGTTTGGAGGACGAGAGGAACGCACTACGGCACAGACTGAGGCAGCAGACAGAGGAGAGCGTGAAAATCAAAGAAAGGTGAGAACGATCCAGATCGAATCGACTCATCCGCTCCAGCGCTGACTTGGTTTTAGGGCTGAGTGACTCCACGTCTGCAGGGAGGCGGGCTGGAGACGCCGGGCGGAGGCCGCGGAGGAGCAGAGCGAGAGAGCCGGCAGGGCCGCGCTGCAGGCCGAGCAGGAGCGCAAGatggcggagagagagagggaggcacgCAGCCGCGAGTGCTTGAGCTGGCGGGAGAAGCACCAAGACCTGGCGGACGCGTTCAGGACGCAGGAGGACCTCAAATCTCAGAGACAGAACAAAGCTGTGAGTCTCACACACAACGCTTCAGCTGCAGATTGAACTCAGACAGTTCT includes these proteins:
- the LOC143501258 gene encoding uncharacterized protein LOC143501258, with the protein product MALRATSHGDMDVLVLSKPSTSDSGVYRSYSGSSNSVGGRLGKEGAEEMKEASRRAHPPRRPVRAVRPMSALGAGGSYLQINHLQGELVRKRKECEDLKKENKYLSSEIHMERIMMRTENELTMRNLRNLNQELQGQVKELKQKLHLSQQRAALCSRAAEEADAARGQAERGRTLAETRATESGQERDRTLAENTRLKEELQDISKEHTNVQLSLAQTEKNHFESKLKLEKVSGEKQVLLAQNKSLEDERNALRHRLRQQTEESVKIKEREAGWRRRAEAAEEQSERAGRAALQAEQERKMAEREREARSRECLSWREKHQDLADAFRTQEDLKSQRQNKACQANIKSYFLCMTESDQRVKILKNQDGTPRNFTEGDPVYISTSEESSKEPDRISGRTILRVAAPTAGRDAEHAHFSDLPSVGADRHDNSPVRRNRKVVEYFWIPTEEE